A window of Acidimicrobiia bacterium contains these coding sequences:
- the purQ gene encoding phosphoribosylformylglycinamidine synthase I — translation MSDPRAAVIVFPGSNGDRDLLEALGTAGFDPFLHSSHRPLPDDIALAGLPGGFSFGDYWRAGMLASQEPAVRSLAGLVDAGGLVIGVCNGFQILVEAGLLPGALSYNDPAGFRHRWVRVRYALETDSPWFRDLAQGATLRLPIAHGEGSYFHPGGFDAVRSQAPLLYEENPNGSVGDVAALLDETGRVLGIMPHPERASDPDLGSEDGSMLFSGARSWVDGHSKPLDGPPSTIHDPNDLRVTPSIMGGSP, via the coding sequence GTGAGCGACCCGAGGGCCGCCGTCATCGTCTTCCCCGGTTCCAATGGGGACCGGGATCTCCTCGAGGCACTCGGCACAGCCGGGTTCGACCCTTTCCTGCATTCGTCCCACCGGCCGCTCCCCGACGACATCGCACTCGCCGGCCTCCCCGGCGGATTCTCGTTCGGTGACTATTGGCGGGCGGGGATGCTCGCCAGCCAGGAGCCCGCGGTCCGCAGCCTCGCCGGGCTGGTCGACGCCGGCGGCCTGGTCATCGGGGTCTGCAACGGGTTCCAGATCCTCGTCGAGGCGGGACTGCTCCCCGGTGCCCTCTCGTACAACGACCCGGCCGGGTTTCGGCACCGCTGGGTGAGGGTGCGCTACGCCCTCGAGACCGACAGCCCCTGGTTCCGGGACCTGGCGCAGGGAGCAACGCTCCGCCTCCCCATCGCCCACGGCGAGGGCTCGTACTTCCATCCCGGGGGATTCGATGCGGTGAGATCTCAGGCTCCGCTGCTGTATGAGGAGAACCCCAACGGCTCGGTCGGAGACGTGGCGGCGCTGCTGGACGAGACCGGGAGGGTGCTGGGGATCATGCCGCATCCCGAGCGCGCCTCGGATCCCGACCTGGGGAGCGAGGATGGTTCGATGCTCTTCTCGGGGGCACGGTCTTGGGTCGACGGCCACTCGAAGCCCCTCGACGGTCCACCCTCGACGATCCACGACCCGAACGATCTGAGGGTCACTCCGAGCATCATGGGAGGATCGCCATGA
- the purS gene encoding phosphoribosylformylglycinamidine synthase subunit PurS, giving the protein MFRVELAVRPRPGVKDPQAEAVQESLTRLGHVGVSVAAVGRLLSLTIECDTAEEAERITADLCDQLLVNPSLETYSVSVGEVV; this is encoded by the coding sequence ATGTTCAGAGTTGAGCTGGCGGTCCGCCCCCGCCCGGGAGTCAAGGACCCGCAGGCGGAGGCCGTTCAGGAGAGCCTCACCCGACTCGGCCATGTCGGCGTGAGCGTCGCTGCCGTCGGACGGCTCCTCTCCCTCACGATCGAGTGCGACACCGCAGAGGAGGCCGAGCGGATCACCGCCGACCTCTGCGACCAGCTCCTCGTCAACCCCAGCCTCGAGACCTACTCCGTGTCGGTCGGGGAGGTGGTGTGA
- a CDS encoding phosphoribosylaminoimidazolesuccinocarboxamide synthase encodes MKRATYEGKAKRVVSQPDGIAHIYYKDDATAFNGARHEEFEGKGTLNSQITERLFEYLAGRGIPTHHLGRVDERTLAARWVDIILIEAVVRYKVAGSLGKRTGLDHLAVCDPPIIEMYYKRDDLGDPLINDDHVRLLGLATPDEVEWIRSTARGAADALRDLFFKSGIDLVDLKFEFGRTADGELVLADEVSPDTCRFRDLATGEILDKDLFRFDEGDLLAGYRKLLAHLDRALADGADVQS; translated from the coding sequence TTGAAGCGGGCAACCTACGAGGGTAAGGCGAAGCGGGTCGTGTCGCAGCCTGACGGGATCGCGCACATCTACTACAAGGACGACGCCACCGCCTTCAACGGCGCCCGGCACGAGGAGTTTGAGGGCAAGGGCACCCTCAACAGCCAGATCACCGAACGCCTCTTCGAGTACCTGGCCGGCCGCGGCATCCCCACCCACCACCTGGGCCGGGTCGACGAACGCACCCTCGCCGCCAGGTGGGTCGACATCATCCTGATCGAGGCCGTAGTCCGGTACAAGGTCGCCGGGAGCCTCGGCAAGCGCACCGGGCTCGACCACCTCGCGGTGTGCGATCCCCCGATCATCGAGATGTACTACAAGCGCGACGACCTCGGCGACCCGCTCATCAACGACGACCACGTTCGGCTGCTCGGCCTAGCGACGCCGGACGAGGTCGAGTGGATCCGCTCTACGGCGCGAGGCGCCGCCGATGCCCTCCGAGACCTCTTCTTCAAGTCGGGGATCGACCTGGTGGACTTGAAGTTCGAGTTCGGGCGGACCGCCGACGGCGAACTGGTCCTCGCCGACGAGGTCTCCCCCGACACCTGCAGGTTCCGGGACCTCGCCACCGGCGAGATCCTCGACAAGGACCTCTTCCGTTTCGACGAAGGCGACCTCCTCGCCGGCTACCGAAAGCTCCTCGCCCACCTCGATCGGGCCCTCGCCGACGGTGCCGATGTTCAGAGTTGA